The genome window CAAACATATAATGAAGAAATGGCAGCTATAATTATAAAAACGCTTGAAATTATCCACAAACTCAAAGGAAAACTCCTTATAATAACTGCCACATTCCCACCTTACTTTAAAAAGTTCTTTAAAAACATATTTGGTGAAGATTTGGAAATTGTCGATGTTGCAAAGCTTGATGAAAATACTAAAAGTCAAATAAAAAATTTCGATCAGAGGAGGCATAAAATTAAAGTAATTGAAGAACCTCTTTTCAGCAAAAATTCTCAATTAAATGAAGAATCAGGACTAGAGGACTATTTAGAGCTTTTCAATGACAAAAATCTTTTTTTAATAGTTAATAATGTTAAAAAGGCAATAAATTTGTTTAAATCATTAGAAAATGAAGAAAAAGATAATGTTTACCTTTTACACTCAAGGCTAATTGAATTGGAAAAAAGTAGGCGAATAAATGAAATAAAAGAGAAAATTAGGAATGGCGAAAAAGTAACTGTTGTAGCAACCCAAATAATCGAAGCATCAGTAAATCTTGATTTTGATGCAATGATAACTGAAATATCAACAGTTGACAGCCAAATACAGAGATGGGGAAGAATACACAGAAATAGGGATGCAGATTATGATGAAGATATTCCTAATGTTGTTATATTTGCAGGTGAAAAATTAGAAAATGGATCTTTAAAACTTGATAGAGGAACTAGCTTTGTATATGACAGTAAAGTAGTTGAAAAGACGTTTGAAGTCCTTAAAGAATATGAAAATAAGCAAGATTCCTTAAATTATGAAGAAGAACGAAAAATGATAAATGATGTTTTTGAAAGAGAAATAGATGGGATTAAACTTAAAAAAATTTACGAAGATGAAATTGAAAAAACATTGGACTATTTAAATTACTTTACAGTTGAAAAGAAAAGTCAAGCACAAAGACTTTTCAGAGATATCGCTGGATATAAAGTTGTAATTCCTGGACTCATAGAATTGGAAGAAAGTAATGATAAAACTGTGAAAAATGTATTTACAAAATCCATAAGAGAAAATGCGAAGTCTTGGAAAGAAATAATGGCCAAAATAAAGGAATATACGGGAGAAGATTTAGATATTTGGGAATTAAAGAAAATCCTTTATGAATATTCAGTAAATGTTCCTATCTATTACGAAGATAAAAGTGATTTCTGGAATAGAGATACTCGTGAATTTAGAGGATTTTACATCTGGAATAAAGTTAATGATGAAGAAGTTTGTTCTGTGAAAGAATATGGGCTTGATAGTATTTTGAAAGAAGAAAATGATTCAGTTGAAATTCTTTAAATATATTGAAAGATGATACCTTTGAGCAGAATCTGGGGCTTTGAAGAGCTTGTGGCATACTTTTTATATAAACATTCCGAATGTTACTCATAAACTTGAGCAACCATTTATAAGCAATCACTCATAAAGTTGAGTAACTATTTATATAAGGTTACTCATAAAGTTGAGTAAGGTGATAATATGAAACCAAGCACAGATGACCTTTTAGATTATATTTTGGCAAGATTAAGGGAAGGACCCAGATTAGCTCAAGATCAAATTCAAAGAAATGGAAAGAAATTCAGGCATAGAAGCGCTTTCTTTAAACTTAAAAAGCACGCTGATAACTTTTTAGATGCTAATAATGAAAACAGATTTATAATTATGCCTGGTTTAAGGGGTGTTGGAAAAACCACATTACTTTTTCAAATATATGACTATTTAACAAATGAAAAAGGCATTGAACAGGGTAGAGTGCTTTATATTTCTGCTGATCACATGAGCGAATATTTAGGTGGTAAAATAATCGATGCAGCAGATGTTTTTATCAGCGAAGTGCATCAAAAAACGCCAGTAACATTAGATGAAGAACTATTTATCCTTATAGATGAAGCACAATACGATAAAGAATGGTCAAATGCAGGTAAAATTTTATATGACCAGAGTAAAAAGATTTTCATGATATTTACCGGTTCTTCAGCATTAAGTTTGGAATTAAATGTCGATGCTGCCCGTAGATCCAAAAAAGAGTCAATTTTTCCCATGAATTTTTCTGAATATTTGCTTTTAAAACACGATATTTACGCTCCAAAAGGAACATCAGCAAGCATTAGAAAGTTGATCTTCACTGGTGAGATAGAAGATGCCTGTAAAAAAGAAAACGAGCTAATGCGAAAAATGTTGAAACTAACAATGCCTCTTGAAAAGGAATGGGAAAATTATCTGTGCTGTGGAGGGTTTCCCTTTGGAATTCACTTAGATAATCATGATATTCATGAAAAAACGTTTGATATGCTGGATCGTGTGATAGAAAAGGATGTATCTCTTATCAGGTCTTTTAGATCAGAAACTCGAAGTTCTATTTTTAGAATACTTATGTTTTTGGCCCTTCAAAAAGCAGGTGAAACATCTGAGGGCAAATTAGCAAATGATATAGGAATTTCTTCGGCCCTGGTTAAAGATATACTAAGTATCCTTGAAAAAACTCATTTGATATTTCACATTAAGCCATATTCTGGAAGTGCTAGAACATCTGTAAGAAAGGCATGGAAGTATTATTTTTTATCTCCGTCCATAAAAACAAGTATAAATTTCCAATTGGGCAAATATAACCCTAAAAAGAGAGAATTTCTGGGTGAACTTACAGAAAATATGGTGGCTTCCTATTTCTTCAGGCTCAAAGAAACTATGAATATGCCACATGGAATATTTTATTCTCCAGAAAAAGAGGGAGTTGATTTTCTATTAAGTGATATAACAGGCAAGATCATACCTATTGAAGTAGGAGTTGGAAATAAAGACAAAAGGCAAATAAAAAAAGCAATTAATAAATATAATTCGAAATATGGTATAGTAGTGTCTAATAAAACAAAAAGGATTACACTTGAAGATGATGTGATTCATATTCCTCTGACCACATTTTCATTTATATAACATTAAGAGGTAAACATGCTTTCAGATTCAGAAAAACACCTCCGAATCATAGGAACCCAAATAAATTACTATTTCATCTGCAAGACAAAACTATGGCTTTTCTCCCGCCACATCCAGATGGAACAGGAGTCTGATCTTGTATCCCTCGGAAAACTACTTCACTCAAAAAGCTACGGGGACGAAAAGGAATATACAATTGACAATTTAATCAGCGTTGATTTTATTAAAAAGAAGGATTATTTAGAGCTTCATGAGGTTAAAAAGAGTAGTAAAATGGAAAAAGCCCATGAATACCAGCTTCTCTATTATATGTACTATTTAAAACATAAAAAGGGCATTGAAAAGATCAAAGGTATAATTAACTATCCCAAAATGAGAAAGAAAATCGCTATAGATTTAAATAAATCTAAAGAGAATGAATTAAAGGATATAATTGAGGATATTGGTAATGTAATCAATGGTGACACTCCAGAGCCTGAAAGAACGAAGATTTGCAGGAAATGCGCCTATTTTGAGTTCTGCTGGGTCTAAAAATTTAAATGTTCTATAAAATGAAAATATATTTCGTTAGATGAACATCATATTGTATGTTGGTGAGCTAATGAAAAAGAACTATTATTTACTGTCAGATGGAATGCTTAAAAGAAGGGAAAATACCGTATACTTTGTAAATAAAGACGGCAAAAAGCCAATTCCAATCAATAAAATTTATTCCATCTATGCCTACGGCTCATTAACTTTTTCTTCACAAGCAATACATCTTCTTGCAAAAGAAGGCATACCCGTTCATTTTTTTAATTATTATGGCTATTATGACGGCAGTTTTTATCCAAGAGAAAAGCTCCTGTCTGGAGATCTGATTATAAAACAAGCTGAGCACTATCTGGACCATGAAAAAAGGATTTTTATAGCTAAAAAGTTAGTAGAAGGCGCTGCAAAGAATATGGGGAAAGTCCTTAAATATTATAACCTTGAAAACAAGATAAGTAGCATATTGCCTGATTTAGGGAATTGCAACATGATAACGGAGGTTATGAACGTTGAGGGAAGGATGCGCGCCGATTATTACCAGAAAATGAATGAAATTCTCCCTGAAAACTTTAATTTCGATAAACGAGTTAAAAGACCTCCAGAAAATATGATAAATGCACTTATAAGCTTCGGTAATTCTATGGTTTATTCAACAGTTCTATCTGAAATCTATAATACACAACTTAATCCCACGGTTTCTTATCTTCATGAGCCTTCAGAGCGGAGATTTTCCCTGGCACTGGATTTAAGCGAAATTTTCAAGCCAATTCTTGTTGATAGGCTTATTTTCTATCTTATAAATAAACGAATGCTCAGAGAAGATGACTTTGAAAAGGACCTTAATTACTGCCTTTTGAATGACAATGGAAGAAAAATTTTCATTAAAGAATATGATGAACGGCTTAAAAAGACCATTAAGCATAGAGAGCTTAACAGAAAAGTTTCTTATAAACGCCTTATAAGGCTGGAGGCTTATAAATTGATAAAACATCTTTTAGGGTCTAAAGAGTATAAACCATTTGTAATGTGGTGGTGAATTAATTTTTTGGAAGATGATCAAAATGTATGTGATAATAGTCTATGATATTAAGGTGGAAAGGGTCAACAAAGTCAAAGGATTCCTTCGGAAACATCTATACTGGATTCAAAATTCTGTTTTTGAAGGTGAAGTAACCAAAAGCGAGCTTGAAGAGATAAAAACAGGTTTGCTGGATATAATCAATAAAAATGAGGATTCTGTGATAATATACAGGTTCAGGACTGAAGATGCATTTCACAGAAAGGTACTGGGTATTGAAAAAGCACCTGTACACGGAATACTTTAATTTTACTTTTTTTGTCCTGATCTAATCGTATTTTAATGAGTTCTATGAATTTTTAGACAAGGATAGCGGATCGTTTGTCATAGAATTTTTTACCCCAATATTAAACTTACTTCAGGTTATTATATTCTTAAATTGCTTTAAAAAATATTTAACACTTTAATTTAGTTTTTACCTTATTATTATAAATTTAGATGGATAAAAAAGCAATTTATATTTTTATTTTCAAAAAATAACTCTATTTTGCAGGTCGTCGATCCATATAAAAGGATTCTGGAATGGGAGATCGACAATTTTAAGTATTCAATAGACCAAATATTAGCATGTATTTGGGAAAATGGGGCAAATTTCGGCCCTGCTTAAATCAGACTATTTTAGGATTGAAATTCAGCGAAACACAAAGGCAGATACATCAGATATTCACAGCTTAAATCAGACTATTTTAGGATTGAAATGATATTCCAGTCTGGCATTGGGACTATGGAGATGCGCTTAAATCAGACTATTTTAGGATTGAAATTTGTGTGGGGCCTTCTTGCATCAGGTCTCTGAATGGGCTTAAATCAGACTATTTTAGGATTGAAATGCATCAACTAATAAATTATATTGGTCAATTGCCCTGGCTTAAATCAGACTATTTTAGGATTGAAATGAAGTCATCGATAACCTGGAAAATAACAAAAGTTCGGGCTTAAATCAGACTATTTTAGGATTGAAATTATGGTTGGCATAATCTCTGTTCATGGATAGAAACCGCTTAAATCAGACTATTTTAGGATTGAAATTACTCCTTCTGGTTCATGCCAGAATGCACAGAATTCCTGCTTAAATCAGACTATTTTAGGATTGAAATGAGCTAAGAATGCTAATACTGCCGCGACCAATGTGGGGCTTAAATCAGACTATTTTAGGATTGAAATTTGATTGGGGGATTTTTCTCAGAAACCGAATCAGCAAGCTTAAATCAGACTATTTTAGGATTGAAATGAATTTAAGGGTATGGAGCCGGTAGATGATGCAGAGCTTAAATCAGACTATTTTAGGATTGAAATCCGGATAACAAATACATAAGTCTGACGGGATGTATGGGCTTAAATCAGACTATTTTAGGATTGAAATAGAAGCAAGATTAGGATTATTAGATTTACCCCAAGCTTAAATCAGACTATTTTAGGATTGAAATACTTATGACTTCATAGATAGCTTATTTGCTAAACTGCTTAAATCAGACTATTTTAGGATTGAAATTTTTAGGCTCTAAAATATTAGGAAAGGTGTTACTCAGCTTAAATCAGACTATTTTAGGATTGAAATTTCTTATATAATCCCAAAGGATATTTTGACTTTCAGGCTTAAATCAGACTATTTTAGGATTGAAATATGTATGAGAGAAGACTATTTAAGCATGAAACAGAGGCTTAAATCAGACTATTTTAGGATTGAAATTGTATTTGCAGCAATATTATAATTATATACAGTTGATGCTTAAATCAGACTATTTTAGGATTGAAATTCTACTATAAGCTTCTTTTGTTTCTGATATGCTTTGCTTAAATCAGACTATTTTAGGATTGAAATCTGGGGGGCGGTATTGGTGTAGGTATTTGCCTCTGTGGCTTAAATCAGACTATTTTAGGATTGAAATGTATTCACATACTCATAGTAGGTGATCCGGGCATTGGCTTAAATCAGACTATTTTAGGATTGAAATTAACTATTCTGTAATTGTACTACCGTACCTTTAGGCTTAAATCAGACTATTTTAGGATTGAAATTTTCATCAAATAGTTTTATTCTATCTTTTAAAGCTGCTTAAATCAGACTATTTTAGGATTGAAATTAAAAAGGAAATATAAAAAATAATAGGTTTTATAATCGCTTAAATCAGACTATTTTAGGATTGAAATTTAAGATTATTTGAAGATGCAATTAATGATGATGATTGCTTAAATCAGACTATTTTAGGATTGAAATCAAGAGATAGATTATCTATTGATACAGTATAATCATAGCTTAAATCAGACTATTTTAGGATTGAAATTAAAAGACTTACTTACTTGCAAACTCATAAGGATTGCTTAAATCAGACTATTTTAGGATTGAAATTGTATTTTGCGCAGCACCAATTAGATAATTCCATATGCTTAAATCAGACTATTTTAGGATTGAAATCACTACAGTGTCGTCTAACCCGTTCAGATACTTGTAGGCTTAAATCAGACTATTTTAGGATTGAAATGCACGTACTGGCTGGTATATATGGTTATCGAGGAAGAGTTGCTTAAATCAGACTATTTTAGGATTGAAATTAAAAAAGGTGGGAAATTGAAAGAATTTGGAAAAAAAGCTTAAATCAGACTATTTTAGGATTGAAATCAAATAAAATTAGCTGCAAATATTCTTGATATACGGCTTAAATCAGACTATTTTAGGATTGAAATAAATAAGTAGTATGAAAGGTCTACGCAGTTTGCTATGCTTAAATCAGACTATTTTAGGATTGAAATATAGTTTTTATTATATTTAATATAACGGGATTGAATGCGCTTAAATCAGACTATTTTAGGATTGAAATTAAGCGTCTCTACTGATAACACAACCGTCAAGTTTCATGCTTAAATCAGACTATTTTAGGATTGAAATGCGCATATACTAGTTTCTACGTTGTTACTTAATGTTGCTTAAATCAGACTATTTTAGGATTGAAATTCGTTTAGCACATAATATTCTTTACCAGTAAAAGGCTTAAATCAGACTATTTTAGGATTGAAATCATTTTTGTAAAGGCAACTTTTTAATCTCAGCATAGGCTTAAATCAGACTATTTTAGGATTGAAATTTAAATAATCTAAATTCAACCGTATTGTCATTAGTAAGCTTAAATCAGACTATTTTAGGATTGAAATAGATATTTAAGGTTTAACGAATCTGGAGATATTAAAGGCTTAAATCAGACTATTTTAGGATTGAAATATATTCTTCTTGTCTTCTTCTATATCCTAATACGTGGGCTTAAATCAGACTATTTTAGGATTGAAATGGAAGCATATGACGAGGAAGGTAAAACATGGGATGAGGGGCTTAAATCAGACTATTTTAGGATTGAAATGGAAGCATATGACGAGGAAGGTAAAACATGGGATGAGGGGCTTAAATCAGACTATTTTAGGATTGAAATGAATGACTAAATTTGTAGCTAAAGGTCTTAGAGTTGGGCTTAAATCAGACTATTTTAGGATTGAAATAAAAAATTTTAAATCTCTTCTTCGCCTTTTCTGTCTGCTTAAATCAGACTATTTTAGGATTGAAATGAAGCTATATTACAGTTTAACTATTGGAAAGAGCCTAGCTTAAATCAGACTATTTTAGGATTGAAATGGGGGCGTCATAGGCTATGTCTATGAACTTTCTTCCGGCTTAAATCAGACTATTTTAGGATTGAAATGTATTCCTTGACGAAATAACTGTGACATCATCAAGGCTTAAATCAGACTATTTTAGGATTGAAATTCAAAAAGGTGGAACTGGTGGACTACGAATCAAAGAGCTTAAATCAGACTATTTTAGGGTTAAGATACTCTTAATAAAAGATTAAATAGATCTATTATATTTTAAAGATTTTAAAAGTTCTTGGATCGAAAAATAAAAGGTTTGAAAAGTTATTTACATTTTTTCCTCATGCTTTAAGTTTAGAGATTAAAAAATAAATAAGAATTCAAATTAAATTCCAGCTGTTCTTTTAACAGTTCTTCTATACTCATTGCTCTTTTTGTAAAATGCCTTATAAGTTTCTAGAAAACAATAGAAGCCATGTATAGTCATATTTTTTGAATCATTTGATATATCCTCTTTAATTTGTAGGATTAAATAATTAAAAAAGTAAAATTTTTAATTTATGGTACATTAAAATGTGTTATCCATAAATTTATCTATTGGAATTTTTGTTCAATCAGGCTCAATAATAATCAAAAGTTTATATTGCACAAATTTAAAATAATAATGAGAAATCCATTTTTAATGAATAATTAAAATAATGTTTTGTTAATAAAAAGATTCAATAAACTATTTAAAAACTTATTTTGGTGATATATTGACTAGAATTGCAATACTGGATCGTGATCGGTGCCAGCCCAAAAAATGCAACTATGTATGTATAGAATACTGCCCTGGCGTGAGAATGGAAGAAGACACCATCACCGTTGATCCTAAAACAAAAAAACCAATCATTTCAGAAGAATTATGTTCCGGATGCGGGATATGCACAAAAAGATGTTATTTTGATGCAGTAACCATTATCAACCTTCCAGAAGCTCTTGATGAGCCTATTCACCGATACGGCCAGAATATGTTCGAATTATTCGGCCTTCCAAACATAAAGGAAGGTTCCGTGGTGGGTATTTTAGGTCCAAACGGTATAGGGAAATCCACAATTGTCAGGATACTTTCAGGAGAATTAAGACCCAATATTGGAAATTATGAAGCAGAACCTGGCTGGGATGAAATAATAAACTATTTTAAAGGATCACAACTTCAATCTTATTTTAAAAAGCTCTCTGAAGGAGATATAAAGGTTTCTCATAAACCACAAATGGTGGATATGCTCTCAAAGGTGGTTAAAGGTGAAGTCAGAGGTCTCCTTGAAAGTATTGATGAGAGGAATAAACTGGATGAAGTGGCAAAAACCCTTGAGATAGAGCAGATACTGGATAGAGATATCTCTAAATTGGGCGGGGGCGAACTGCAGCGGGTGGCAATATCTGCAGCAGTCTTAAAAGACGCCGATTTCTATTATTTCGATGAACCAACATCATGGCTTGACGTTAAACAGAGACTAAACGCTGTTAAAGTTATAAGAAGTCTTGCAGATGAGGGAAAGTCTGTAATGGTTATAGAGCATGATTTAGCAGCACTTGATGCAATATCTGATTATGTGCACATTTTATATGGTCATCCGGGAGCTTATGGTGTTGTAGCCCAGATGCGGGGAGTAAGAGTCGGTATAAATACATATATCGGCGGATTTTTAAAAGAAGAGAATGTCAGATTCAGAAGACAGCCCATCGTTTTTGATATACGGCCTCCTGCAGAGGTAACAGAGGGTGAAATCCTTGCAGAATACACTGAACTTAAAAAGTCATTCAAAGGATTTTCAATTGATGTAGAAGAAGGAGAGGTTCAATATAACGAGATTATAACTGCATTTGGACCGAACGGTATAGGGAAGACCACCTTTGCCAAGATGCTTGCAGAGGTAATAAAACCAGACCAGGGAAAAATTAAAAAGAAGGTTTCTATTGCTTATAAGCCCCAGTATTTATCTTCCA of Methanobacterium sp. contains these proteins:
- the cas2 gene encoding CRISPR-associated endonuclease Cas2 — encoded protein: MYVIIVYDIKVERVNKVKGFLRKHLYWIQNSVFEGEVTKSELEEIKTGLLDIINKNEDSVIIYRFRTEDAFHRKVLGIEKAPVHGIL
- the cas1b gene encoding type I-B CRISPR-associated endonuclease Cas1b, with the translated sequence MKKNYYLLSDGMLKRRENTVYFVNKDGKKPIPINKIYSIYAYGSLTFSSQAIHLLAKEGIPVHFFNYYGYYDGSFYPREKLLSGDLIIKQAEHYLDHEKRIFIAKKLVEGAAKNMGKVLKYYNLENKISSILPDLGNCNMITEVMNVEGRMRADYYQKMNEILPENFNFDKRVKRPPENMINALISFGNSMVYSTVLSEIYNTQLNPTVSYLHEPSERRFSLALDLSEIFKPILVDRLIFYLINKRMLREDDFEKDLNYCLLNDNGRKIFIKEYDERLKKTIKHRELNRKVSYKRLIRLEAYKLIKHLLGSKEYKPFVMWW
- a CDS encoding ATP-binding protein; this translates as MKPSTDDLLDYILARLREGPRLAQDQIQRNGKKFRHRSAFFKLKKHADNFLDANNENRFIIMPGLRGVGKTTLLFQIYDYLTNEKGIEQGRVLYISADHMSEYLGGKIIDAADVFISEVHQKTPVTLDEELFILIDEAQYDKEWSNAGKILYDQSKKIFMIFTGSSALSLELNVDAARRSKKESIFPMNFSEYLLLKHDIYAPKGTSASIRKLIFTGEIEDACKKENELMRKMLKLTMPLEKEWENYLCCGGFPFGIHLDNHDIHEKTFDMLDRVIEKDVSLIRSFRSETRSSIFRILMFLALQKAGETSEGKLANDIGISSALVKDILSILEKTHLIFHIKPYSGSARTSVRKAWKYYFLSPSIKTSINFQLGKYNPKKREFLGELTENMVASYFFRLKETMNMPHGIFYSPEKEGVDFLLSDITGKIIPIEVGVGNKDKRQIKKAINKYNSKYGIVVSNKTKRITLEDDVIHIPLTTFSFI
- a CDS encoding ribosome biogenesis/translation initiation ATPase RLI, yielding MTRIAILDRDRCQPKKCNYVCIEYCPGVRMEEDTITVDPKTKKPIISEELCSGCGICTKRCYFDAVTIINLPEALDEPIHRYGQNMFELFGLPNIKEGSVVGILGPNGIGKSTIVRILSGELRPNIGNYEAEPGWDEIINYFKGSQLQSYFKKLSEGDIKVSHKPQMVDMLSKVVKGEVRGLLESIDERNKLDEVAKTLEIEQILDRDISKLGGGELQRVAISAAVLKDADFYYFDEPTSWLDVKQRLNAVKVIRSLADEGKSVMVIEHDLAALDAISDYVHILYGHPGAYGVVAQMRGVRVGINTYIGGFLKEENVRFRRQPIVFDIRPPAEVTEGEILAEYTELKKSFKGFSIDVEEGEVQYNEIITAFGPNGIGKTTFAKMLAEVIKPDQGKIKKKVSIAYKPQYLSSNYDGTVQELLMTTAFNYGTTLFKTEIVKPFALEEIMDKNVKDLSGGELQRLAIATALSKEADIYLFDEPTAFLDVEQRLRAARAIRKIVESRHTASIIIDHDIVFIDYISDRAMVFYGEPGFEGHATRPMDLRNAMNKFLSDVGITFRRDKETKRPRVNKFESYLDREQKEKGEYYYLES
- the cas3 gene encoding CRISPR-associated helicase Cas3', which translates into the protein MNELIEILRAKSVDQENYLLKDHLKEAVRRVLELNEFVKENKDSFNYDMVANNETFEKLIIAAILHDLGKIDYNFQKKVSEKDSEDWEKLKNFLKPLNNPQIRYPRHEILSTIWSTFLLGNTELDKKLRTAILLHHYNDYFIAEKDLMEIISNYRKATASYLEFINVNSGILHNFLMNLFEYIKNDFSDSEIACSAIKFLEAEMNIEKTNLLLEKINSREDDISEFAEFYDIDNDNPDYDFLVLLGFLRRCDYSSSGGVNIECRELKKVFEGLSDKIRDSITKDNEEAYLWQKDVLENVNTDKSLIFIAPTGSGKTEFALLWAEKNKRKLIYTLPLRVALNDLFSRFRNPEDGYFKEEFVDILHSTAFIEYIKEEKEGKYLDMDKMMTSVKMISSPILLTTPDQVFLTSLNYYGSDKVISVYPFSSIVIDEVQTYNEEMAAIIIKTLEIIHKLKGKLLIITATFPPYFKKFFKNIFGEDLEIVDVAKLDENTKSQIKNFDQRRHKIKVIEEPLFSKNSQLNEESGLEDYLELFNDKNLFLIVNNVKKAINLFKSLENEEKDNVYLLHSRLIELEKSRRINEIKEKIRNGEKVTVVATQIIEASVNLDFDAMITEISTVDSQIQRWGRIHRNRDADYDEDIPNVVIFAGEKLENGSLKLDRGTSFVYDSKVVEKTFEVLKEYENKQDSLNYEEERKMINDVFEREIDGIKLKKIYEDEIEKTLDYLNYFTVEKKSQAQRLFRDIAGYKVVIPGLIELEESNDKTVKNVFTKSIRENAKSWKEIMAKIKEYTGEDLDIWELKKILYEYSVNVPIYYEDKSDFWNRDTREFRGFYIWNKVNDEEVCSVKEYGLDSILKEENDSVEIL
- the cas4 gene encoding CRISPR-associated protein Cas4, encoding MLSDSEKHLRIIGTQINYYFICKTKLWLFSRHIQMEQESDLVSLGKLLHSKSYGDEKEYTIDNLISVDFIKKKDYLELHEVKKSSKMEKAHEYQLLYYMYYLKHKKGIEKIKGIINYPKMRKKIAIDLNKSKENELKDIIEDIGNVINGDTPEPERTKICRKCAYFEFCWV